One window from the genome of Vidua chalybeata isolate OUT-0048 chromosome 3, bVidCha1 merged haplotype, whole genome shotgun sequence encodes:
- the SLC2A12 gene encoding solute carrier family 2, facilitated glucose transporter member 12 produces MGPGQSTEDPSQQSQTMRAGEDEERSRGCGRSRLPAAADCGTFTFLSSAIAAISGLLMGYELGLISGALLQMSSILKLSCKEQEVIVSSLLFGALFASLTGGFLIDRFGRRLAIIIASSLLVLGSLILLPYESYEILIVGRIAIGISISLSSIATCVYIAEIAPQHRRGLLVSLNELMIVIGILFAYVSNYAFASISHGWKYMFGLVIPLGALQAIAMYFLPPSPRFLVMKNNDEAARKVLERLRETSDATKELTVIKSSLKDEHQYSFLDLFRSKNNMRARMLVGLTLVFFVQTTGQPNILFYASTVLKSVGFQSNEAASLASTGVGVVKVVSTVPATFFVDQVGSKTFLCVGSSVMAISLVTMGLVNRNIHVNFTKVCRSHSPEDFSLQRPGNFTVTNGSLKDLFASMASTERLSFDVQSPDVVRTGELNRTALAGGKSTTGSHVESGEVPVVLKWLSLASLLVYVAAFSIGLGPMSWLVLSEIFPGGIRGRAMALTSSMNWGINLLISLTFLTVTELIGLSWVCFIYTIMSLASLAFVIMFIPETKGCSLEQISMELAKQKYVRTPLCGVSQRREKLVPVELAKREKEQLY; encoded by the exons ATGGGACCTGGGCAGAGCACGGAGGaccccagccagcagagccagacGATGAGAGcaggggaggatgaggagcgcagccggggctgcggccgcTCCCGGCTCCCGGCTGCAGCAG ATTGTGGAACATTCACCTTTCTATCTTCTGCCATTGCTGCCATAAGTGGACTTCTGATGGGCTACGAGTTGGGCCTTATCTCTGGAGCTCTTCTTCAGAtgagcagcattttaaaactcTCTTGCAAAGAGCAGGAAGTCATTGTAAGTTCTCTGCTTTTTGGGGCCTTATTTGCATCCCTTACTGGTGGATTTCTTATAGACAGATTTGGAAGGAGACTTGCTATTATTATTGCATCTTCCTTACTTGTGCTGGGGAGTCTGATCTTACTGCCCTATGAATCATACGAGATACTCATTGTGGGCCGGATTGCCATAGGTATTTCCATATCATTATCATCAATTGCAACATGTGTGTATATCGCTGAGATCGCCCCACAGCACAGAAGAGGCCTCCTTGTATCATTAAATGAACTCATGATTGTGATAGGCATTCTCTTTGCCTATGTTTCAAATTATGCATTTGCCAGCATATCTCATGGCTGGAAGTACATGTTTGGCCTTGTGATTCCATTAGGTGCTTTGCAGGCTATTGCCATGTATTTCCTTCCTCCAAGCCCTCGGTTTCTTGTGATGAAAAATAACGATGAAGCGGCAAGAAAAGTACTGGAGAGGCTACGGGAAACATCAGATGCTACTAAAGAGCTTACTGTGATTAAGTCTTCCCTGAAAGATGAACATCAGTATAGTTTCTTGGACCTGTTTCGTTCAAAAAACAACATGAGAGCCCGAATGCTGGTAGGACTCACTCTAGTGTTTTTTGTGCAAACAACTGGGCAGcccaacattttattttatgcatcAACTGTTTTGAAGTCAGTTGGGTTCCAGAGCAATGAAGCTGCCAGCTTGGCTTCCACTGGAGTTGGAGTGGTTAAAGTGGTCAGTACAGTCCCAGCTACGTTTTTTGTGGATCAAGTTGGAAGTAAAACTTTTCTGTGTGTTGGCTCTTCTGTTATGGCAATATCGTTGGTCACTATGGGCTTAGTGAACCGTAACATACATGTGAATTTCACCAAGGTCTGCAGAAGCCATTCTCCAGAGGATTTCTCTCTCCAGAGACCAGGAAACTTTACTGTCACCAATGGGAGTCTCAAGGACCTCTTTGCTAGCATGGCTTCAACAGAAAGATTGTCATTTGATGTACAAAGCCCAGATGTTGTCAGGACAGGAGAACTGAACAGGACTGCCCTGGCAGGAGGCAAAAGCACAACAGGTTCTCACGTGGAAAGTGGGGAGGTTCCTGTTGTCCTGAAATGGCTCTCACTGGCCAGCCTGCTTGTCTATGTTGCTGCATTTTCCATAGGTCTTGGACCAA tGTCCTGGTTGGTCCTGAGTGAAATTTTCCCTGGGGGGATCAGAGGACGGGCCATGGCTTTGACATCTAGCATGAACTGGGGTATAAATCTCCTCATCTCCTTGACGTTTTTGACTGTAACTG AGCTCATTGGCTTGTCCTGGGTGTGCTTCATTTACACAATAATGAGTCTAGCATCATTGGCTTTTGTTATCATGTTTATACCAGAGACAAAAGGATGCTCTTTGGAGCAAATATCCATGGAACTAGCTAAACA GAAATACGTGAGGACGCCCTTGTGCGGGGTGAGCCAGCGCAGAGAGAAACTGGTACCGGTGGAACTTGccaagagagagaaagagcaaCTCTACTAG